In Calonectris borealis chromosome Z, bCalBor7.hap1.2, whole genome shotgun sequence, a single genomic region encodes these proteins:
- the LOC142075606 gene encoding interferon-like, which translates to MPAPATPQPRLRHGATALPLLLTALATALACQHLRPRDATFPWDSLQLLHAMAPSPPQPCHHQHAPFPFPDTLLRTSHPQQAAAAALRILQHLFATLSSPSTPQHWDAQARHHLLNNLHHHIQQLQQCLPANGTLFQGQGPRNLLLNINKYFRRLQDFLHAHNHTACAWDHVRLEARLCFQHLHNLTRTMRN; encoded by the coding sequence atgcctgcgcccgcaaccccacagccccgcctgcgccacggcgccacggcgctcccgctcctcctgacggctctcgccaccgccctcgcctgccaacacctgcgtccccgcgacgccaccttcccctgggacagcctccagctcctccacgccatggcgcccagcccgccacagccctgccaccaccagcacgcgcccttccccttccccgacaccctcctccgcaccagccacccacagcaagccgccgccgccgccctccgcatcctccagcacctcttcgccaccctcagcagcccgagcaccccccaacactgggacgcccaggcacggcaccacctcctcaacaacctccaccaccacatccagcagctccagcagtgcctgccggccaacggcacgctcttccaaggccaagggccccgcaacctgctgctcaacatcaacaaatacttccggcgcctccaggacttcctccacgcccacaaccacaccgcctgcgcctgggaccacgtccgcctcgaagctcgcctctgcttccaacacctccacaacctcacccgcaccatgcgcaattag
- the LOC142075495 gene encoding interferon-like, whose protein sequence is MPAPATPQPRLRHGATALPLLLTALATALACQHLRPRDATFPWDSLQLLHAMAPSPPQPCHHQHAPFPFPDTLLRTSHPQQAAAAALRILQHLFATLSSPSTPQHWDAQARHHLLNNLHHHIQQLQQCLPANGTLFQGQGPRNLLLNINKYFRRLQDFLHAHNHTACAWDHVHLEARLCFQHLHNLTRTMRN, encoded by the coding sequence atgcctgcgcccgcaaccccacagccccgcctgcgccacggcgccacggcgctcccgctcctcctgacggctctcgccaccgccctcgcctgccaacacctgcgtccccgcgacgccaccttcccctgggacagcctccagctcctccacgccatggcgcccagcccgccacagccctgccaccaccagcacgcgcccttccccttccccgacaccctcctccgcaccagccacccacagcaagccgccgccgccgccctccgcatcctccagcacctcttcgccaccctcagcagcccgagcaccccccaacactgggacgcccaggcacggcaccacctcctcaacaacctccaccaccacatccagcagctccagcagtgcctaccggccaacggcacgctcttccaaggccaagggccccgcaacctgctgctcaacatcaacaaatacttccggcgcctccaggacttcctccacgcccacaaccacaccgcctgcgcctgggaccacgtccacctcgaagctcgcctctgcttccaacacctccacaacctcacccgcaccatgcgcaattag